In the genome of Rhopalosiphum padi isolate XX-2018 chromosome 1, ASM2088224v1, whole genome shotgun sequence, the window TTGGGTACACCACATATCTAGAAAAATAACACGTTTGGATAcatagtgtacataatattataatggtagtaTGGAAAACTATTTTCTGAATCCatgaaataaaatcttttttattttgttttgaataaagATTTTGGTATTTTACGAAATATTTTTCGTCTAGCTTCCTATATACTTTTTCTGAATAACTTAACGTTGGAATGACTTAAATGCTCTAACTGGGAAGTTATGTAGTTCTTGTCGTATAACGTATAAGTTTATTTGGCTTTACGTTAAAATCAATATTCAGTAGATTCTTTGCATTTTAAAAGTGACATCACTGTTTGCTTAGTGTTCAcgttcataataattacaagttacaacgaataaaatataatcttataaaaatattgccgATTAGAAATCCAAATCGAAACTAAACGTTTAAATATGAAACTTTTAGTTAGTTTCACAAACCATATCTTATAAAGATAGATAATCATTCAGTTTTTTTGTGATTGGCGATTAGCGTATGTACCAAAACCCAATCGTGTTATACGTGTTATGTGTTCTGCATTTACAGGTAAAAATTATGCTATGTACCGAAACGTGCTGTGCGCCTGTGcccatatattatgttgtatagtggataatatttcaagtttattttttcaagtagaacaaaataacaaaaattttcaTATGAAAACTTGTCATTATCTAAACTTCAAATATccaaaaaaatcaatatgaaTGATTTATGCTCAACTTTGTTTTTAATCCCAGTAAGAATAACTATTACCTATTACGAGGgactacatatatgtattaaatgttcaacTTTTGAAGTagcattcattttttattttatcaatatttaggtataataattaattctataaagtatcaaatgtgttattttaataaatagcttATAAAGAGAGCAAATTagccaaaatatatattatgtaataccatgcgTCTATGCTAATATAAATGTTAGGTTAAAGACGTTGAAGTATtaaaggttatttattttttaatttacaaaattaattttatcaacaattatttcCCTTTTtcagcatttattttataattatataatttatttattaaacgcaTAGCATatcaaaatttacaattaccattttctatttttagcttaaatattagagtgaatttacgTAAAATCAAAGTTAAAGGTACAAAAACATTATCTACGTATGTTCTCTTTGAGtctaaaaaattagttataaatgcctatcaataattcaaaattagtctaaatattttgaaaatttcaatgtaCATAcagaatgataatttaaataatagctgAATGTTTTAAGTgtctaaataataacaaaaattataaaaataatttgagggtaaaataattatttaacttgcgaatcaaaatgttgtatatcgtcaaaatgcatataaaaatgtatataataataaggtttaataaatacagcaacagtaataataaactCACTACTCACTTGGATTCTTTTATAACTAATTTCTTTCattgtgtttaaatttgtatattgtttgCAGTAAAATTTCGTTATAGCACAGAGGTGTATTGTGGGTTTGCCTGATTGTTGAATTATCGCgaataaatcttatttttgtTGCATTTGCCATTCAGTATCAAGCTGCTTGACCTGTTtggaattaattataaaaatcaatttaattctCAATCTCATTATTGACATACTCATCTTATTTTGACTATATATTATCACCATTACTGTCTGTCTGTCTAGTGTCTGTAAAGAAGTatcaaaaaaacacattattgaaAAACTAATACTATTATCGTgtgttatcataatatcatgtgTATATACACCATGCAGAGAAGGCACCGCGATGAGTAATAGTCATTAGAAtatagaaataatgctttgactTTGAGGATGTTTTTGGATTAAAAATTTGACCTAGTGTGTACTTTAgatgtcaaaatttaaaatgtacaatgttttttcaaatcaaatatttgtcttctacacataatactattttcaaaatattttaactttgtgatctatttatagatatttttgattttctttgattttttttccataaatgttgataaaaaaattaacaaaaattataaatggtaaaaatacTTGAACATTTTCATACACAGTTCCTAATAAGTGGTTCatttctcaattaaaaaatattgaatatgtatACTTGTAAAtgttgtaatgtttgtttataagcatttaaatttataactttgaacattttgtgaaaatatcgaaaaatacaaattattttctagttagaaatacataaaaaaaatgttaaattaaattaattgtacctaaaattaacaaataaacaatatttttataagttttgcaacttttatataaaaaaaattcaatagggaagtcaaattaattttttatgaatgtttagattttaaatttttatgacagAATATATTCatccaaaaataattatgattaaacacaaataatcaTAATCCATAGTCTCATAGATACTTACTTGATAAATTTACACTAAATGTTtacattatcattttctatgcacgataaatttttcaaaatattttgtctctttttaaattatttacaccgACAtccgaaatttttaaattcttatcgGAGCCatgaattaatgtattttatcatgATGTTTTTTTGTGTATACCACACGATAAGTTGTCTAttaaatgcttcgattttcaaaaatggaGTTTGGTtttgaatacttataaaattgtatttagtttgtactttggaatgatcaaacataaaaatgtccattacttgcttatttttatagtttagaaaaacaaacaaaaatacctAAGAAATTTCTTTTTTACGTGAATCCAATTTTCAACAAAACCGtacatgaaattttcaccaaatgtttataataaaatcgttttctttttacaatattaataatatagtatgataaaattaaaaatatttgtagttatttttagtCCTACAGAGTAGGTTGTctcatttgaatataaaattgtatttaaatgattatttagataatatgtttttcgAATGATTACTTCACAATTATTCGAGTAATTTtcggtaattttattttattaaacatatggtTGGTATATTGGTAATTAAAACGTGTtcaatgtacatattaaaaaacaatagttgACATTGTGTTTTAAGAAACACAATTGTAATCTACTTTTAtttggaataaataaaaaaatactataaatgaaacaaatatagGAATATCTAAGGAAGAAACTAAAAAGTAAAGAATTTGAATtagatatagtttttttaatcatattttaataataactttataatattataatatgaataatatctaataaataataattaataataatattttgtaatagttaCCACAACAATCgataataaaagaatcacctagtatactagtattaaaaatttaaaatgaatataaatcattctataatatatttgtattttatattaatattatgttaaaattattcgaATCAATTTCCTTACCTAACCTACGCCAacttaaataataggtacttaacaaaaactatatgttcgatataggtattaggtaaccATATTATAGACTTaaaacgcataataataataatagattttttactaaaattatttcgtGTACATAATACCAATTACAAGTTTATACCGGCGAACCAGTATTTTCGAAATTAACTaggtatagtaaaaaattaatagagcAGTGCAATGCACCCAGACTGAAAAtgatctattattaatatttactgaaCCATAACGAACATCTAGTggttatattaacaatataattgacgaatttaaagctataaaaaatagtagaattaatttataatctttcttttattataactattatattataagataataataaatatatgtgtactgGTACTGGTTAAGTATAAgtacaaatttatacataaaaatgtgtaagcacatttagttttaaaatattaaggcTTAATAATTaagctaaacatttttttgtgatgttttcttatttatatacatgattggatttctatttatttcatatgattttaaataatttaaaattttatttttaaattcaaaaacatgcTGACACATAGATTCAATACGTTAATGTCTTGCTTATATAAAAACTTGATGCTATGTACTAATTAATATTCacagtttttaattaacaataagaaAAGTAGGCGCGCTCTCTAAATATTAAGGCACTTATATTGTTCCAGTCTCGATCAGAATTTCAGAAATTTACACAAATGCACAGACGTGCAtgactttaattataatatattagtacttTTAGTAGTATCACTTTATCtaatagaaatatcaaaaaacataacatgaaatatactcaataataaGGTTGATAGACGGTCTCCCTTAAAGAATCCATTCGTATTCAAATATTCatcattaaactaaaatttaacatCGCAGTGACTCGCTCGATAGGTACCACGTACAGCACGTGGTGGTAAGTGATGACCGTCATTTATAtttctagttaaaaaaaaaaatataataaatgttatgaaataaaaaatatatgtagtgtAAAACtttctaaataaatttgtatataagatataaaagtCCATagctttagttattatttacacaactataaaataatgtatataaaatataaatattgtaagtaattataaaattatagatagttttttatcgtaattataGGTAAGTCAATCGTTAATTATAAcgacataaatataaatgtaaatattgtttgttattttggtttagatattttcaattattttaatgaaaacatcTGACAAATATATATCAACTTTGGATATCACAAGAACATTTCTCAATTTAGAATCGAataagacaatatttttatgtttatatagtgGCTTTTTAATGATGTTGTCATGCATATGTGCATTATATAGTGCTTTAACTGTACGTAGACAACTTTGCTATTATGTAGGTAAAcgaagaaattataattataaattaataaattattacattatgtatttatatggatAATAAGGTacctactaaatttatttaattatttgatttattagactatatatttgtgtagatacacataaatacataataatacataatttgcaattaaataatagttaacaagcatatttattcatttattttataaaaatatcattgaccTATTATAGTCCGTTCAATtgcaatgtaggtatatataggtataatattataatttataattgagatatacatttttttcatagacatattaataatattatttaatataatttaaataagcatattataatatttcaacaattaCTGGGGACATCATTTATAATCAATCATATATATGGTAAAGCTCACACTACTAAATTTGGAGGCCAGATTGGAGTATACAATTAatcgtatgtattatgtataggtaattaaacTTACATTATTAGCTGAAAGAGTTGATACCGAGAGTGGAAATAGAAAACCTTTGATTGAGTTCTTTGAGAAAGAGAGATGGACAATTTAGGAGCAGGTATTGAAATTCGGAGTAATCCCCACCACAACTGGGCAGGAGGCAATTTTAGCTACTTTTGAGTGTTGAGtccaattttaaataagtgGTATGGTAGTAGGTTGTGACCCACTGCGTAATCTGCTGTATTTGATTACGATAGCAcgactatataaaaaataaacacaatagtaaacataataaacacGATTAGAACGATTATCGGAACGGACAAGCAGATTATACaaatggaataaaatataaatggatataaaatataaaaatgatcagTTATTATCTGTCTATATTTGGAACTCAGTCTCAGAATGTTCGAGTTACCTATCTATAGTTTTTCTTTCAAGCAATCGAGGTGTTTGCCAGGGAatgccatattttattttgacttatCAAAGTTTCCGATTTTCCGACTTATCGAGGttcgaatgtataatatattatatataaatatataatattttctactttAGTATCTAGTCTTATacatactacaatataatagttacaGTCTACAGATATAATGGATTAGAAAAGtatctataaaatgttatgataatattatataagtattaagtaggtatacctaataaCATTCTATTGTGTGTtaactgttaatatttattattgaaagtgCACTGGTAAAATACCagtccataaaatatttttttttaaatataaaaataatgagtgaAAAATTTCATATGGAATTCTTTTTATTAGGATTATATTTTTGGGAAggtctaaattttattttatttttcgaggTACCAGTAATATAAGTATGTAAGTATGTGATTAGTGAATGACAAGAAAATACTCAAAAAAGTGAGAAAAAACCCGAGGGGTGGGCTCATATCAAactttcaaagatttaaatttaaagttttaattccCAAAATTAAACCTACTCATGTAAGAAGCTAGACCACTTTTGATagttatacacattattatgtatataataatatgtttattactttttttttttgtattaacaattataattattttgtagatacctgattatcaataataatgattaactacaatatttaaacattaaacttgtatatttaatttaaatatagattagTGGTATTATGATGATCAGTGCAATATTTCAGCTTGGacttggaataataatattcaacagaATAACCGATCAAGAAACTATggtaaaaaaagaaatgaaatCGAGTTTTTTAAGTTACGACATTCAATCAGATGTCACACAACGTTGGAATTCATTTCAGTCTGAAGTAATCTATAGAAtctaaatctaatttaaatagttaaaaataataataatactcgttttttttttatcataaattagttatttatttattataatatatattatctagtaGGAGTATAAAAAGAAGAACATATATTCTTGAACTGAAAAGGCAAAAACAAATAtcttcaatacataaatattaggtatacattcaCAAgccttattaattttgtatatattgaaACTAtcacaattcataataataattgaaacaaataaaatatacatagaaatcTTTGCACATTATACAGcaagctaataaaaatatattttaaaactatattgaaGCTAGACCTAGaatgctaatataaaataaattaccataccgataataattacatattaaatttcacaattacatattttaataatcgagTGTTACACATTTCTggtaccaattaaataatatgtactaggaaatgagtgaaataaataaaaagaattattaatttattttatgtatagctAGTGACCATTATTGTAAAGAGCAGACATTTTGGATAAATactcaaatatttttcttaagaaagtgtttaaaatataactcaaATGCTACTATCTTCAGGCCATAAtggatttaaaaagttaaacttACTTTAATCACAGACAGTAATAAGTTTTAAACAATGATTCttgtttaattagttattatatttaaaatatatacatatagaatagTGTAAGTGGTGTTTAACATAGCAATATAAGAATAATTGAGTATTTAAtgcaaaattgtataaataactatagaatataaatttttttactacCTGTATCAAAAACttcatagtttaaaatttgagtATTTTCTTTGTAATGCATCACTGCTAATGATTCAGAAAACCACAAATATGAGCAATATAGAGATATGaagaaaatatacattataacttataagactaaaaattatcaataagttAATACTTTGACAGCAACAATTTTGTTATTGACTACAATTGTGATTAGATGCCAGCGTGTTTGTGTTgtagaaataattatacaatttaaatttagtaaaaatatctagtgACAGAGATAATAATAGCACTGGTTAATCAATGGTTATATCAATTTCCAAAAAAGTGTATTAAACTGTATATCGTATTTTACTCACTTTTTATAGACACATAtgagaataaatatattttataaagaatataattctttataataaactaacaaATGTAACAATGATATGTTTATCATGtaggatttaatttaaattattcatataatcatatttaagtgttgtttgttagtttaataatatcagataaattatagttaattctAATTTACAATCAAAAAATGTCTTTTATATGAACTTTCATATActggttattatataaaataatcagttGGAGCATAAATtaactatcaatatttttttctgcacacctaaaaaaattatcatttaaatttaaccaaCAATTGTGTTTTATTCAGTCAGTTGCCatcttaaaatatagtttacatttaaattcacAAACAATTGCACATCACAAAGCAAGGACATAATGTACCTCGCATAGTcgtatactataattaaaaaaaattaatcattatcttgacttcaattttgaattttttttaattataaacagtcttaaaaaataaacacattgaaaaacaaaattatcaatattttatgaaaagtataaatgaacaaaataaagtataacaGTGTCCTTGCTTCCTTTCATATTCTAAAATACTTAAcacttgaatatttttcaactttgggcctatttgatttgaaatatcatcatattcaaaaaaatataaaagtaaatacctaGCTACATAGttagctaataaaataaattgattaaagtttttactaatattacacTGTACAAATCAAACTAATAAAGATAACAATCTGTACACATCactgtttttacattatttggcCTAACATTTTGATATATCATAGATTACCAAATAGTTTAAACTTAAGCCTATTGATTATGAGTTGACTGACCGTTGgtagatttttgtttttctcggTTGTATTGTTCTAACATGTCTGGTGGTACAAGCATCCTAAGATTAGAGTTTTCTGTTTCTAGTAATCCAACTTTATCCATTAGTTCTgcgattttttcttttaatacttCTACTTCTTCACGCACAGCATACATTAGATGGCTTTTAACTAAATCCATAGCTTGTTCAATTTTGTTATCTATAGCAACAGTAGTAGTTGCGCTATTAGTGGTTCCATTATCAACATCTTCAGTATTATtgtcttctttttttttgttgacaGTTTCTACAGTTTTCATTGAAGGTTTGTATGGAGCCATTTGTTGTTGGGAAGGAATGTAACAATTTTGCATACTATTAACATAGTTTTGGTTAATAGGTACATGTTGTTGCAGTGAATATGTCATTTGTTGTTGGGACATGGGAATTGTGGGTTGTATGTTATTTTGCGGCATAACGGTAATTTGAGGTTGTTGCATCATATTGGATTGACCCACTGGCTGTTGTTGCTGAATATGCATTTGTGTGGATGTAACAGTATTAGTCGGAATTTGCATTACAGCTTGTTGAAGTTGCATGGCGTTCAAACTTTGAGCCTGTGAATAAGTTGGTTGATGCATGATGGATTGATTATTTTGCATTGGTAATTGTTGAGGCTGAGATTGCATCATTTGTTGAGGTTGTTGATATTGCTGTCCTGTCTGTTGTATGTGTTGAGGTTGAATTACTTGTTGGTTTTGAGATTGAGATACAGACATTTGGGGATTTGATTGATTTAAGCCTAATTGTTGAGTTAGTACTTGATTTTGTTGAGACATACTTTGATTTGACTGTAGAATTTGTTGAGACATTGGTTGACTAGGTTGGCTAGTTTGGACTAATTGTTGCTGTATTTGCTGTTGAGGTTGTTGCTGTTGAACTTGTTGGTTTTGTTGATTTAACTGTTGTCCTTGATTAAGAGTTTGCTGAGGAATCATTTGCCCTGAATGATttatttgttgattattttgatGAATCATTTGACTCTGACTAATCGGTTGTTGTTGCGGAATCTGCTGTTGTTGAGGAATCTGTTGAGATTGAGGCTGAATTTGAGTGGTTTGCATTTGCTTAGAATGTTGTAATTGTGTCTGTAAGGGTATCTGTTGGCTCTGTAATGTAATTTGTTGAGGTTGATGTGAAATTTGCTGACTTTGCTGAGCTATTTGTTGCATTTGATTTGATTGAGGCATTTGATGTGGTTGATTGTTAATTTGAGTAAGTTGATTGATATGATGAGTTTGTTGAGGCAATTGCTGCTGAATTTGTGAACCTTGAGGTCCTTGTAATTGTTGTCCAACTTGTTGAATTTGTTGAGGCgcttgttgttgttgctgctgctgctgttgctgtgaAGAAGATACTTGCTGGACATGTGTCTGTTGTGGTTGTGGTGTTTGTTGAGGTTGTTGAATGTGTTGTTGCTGTGACATTTGTTGACTTTGTTGAGGAACGGACTGGGTTTGTTGAGGTTGACTAGGCTGAGAAATAGATGGCTGATGAGACAATTGCTGATTTTGTTGTACCATTTGAGATTGCATTTGATTTTGTTGTACCATATTTTGTTGTGGACTAGGCTGTTGTTGCATCTGTTGCACAGGGGGTGGCAACTGTTGTTGGTTTTGTTGTAGCTGCACATGATTTTGCAATGGTTGATTTTGAATAGGTATTGATTGAAATTGCTGTTGACCAATATGTTGATTGGACATAGAGACGGCAG includes:
- the LOC132921030 gene encoding putative uncharacterized protein DDB_G0271606, producing the protein MDDGSADQKANDVQPDIKQNCVENTNSIQPPSSDNCVTKKTSFEITSITEPNNDDNDEDSPDTDSHVHDHRTVDNRHEAELQNYADNMVVYNTSNDLGSTAPVIPTSSQYGLAIVDNSDSGHSLGSIKNEDMHGVDANSQKNECDLNGLQNKNRNERFKVVKIESTEPFKRGRWVCMDFLDHSMNQQQSGNNKILMVNGDNKAYSQANDLDTTEPLDNGHHESPEFRVCTNNVSTYTSNCNNSENYKNPTSTYNIVSSGVTTPIHSACVSPGQSLQTNMQIPVLTSQPISTSVQAPQPQSLTQVQLSAQHNNINQNCIPHSSLQSHQIQQVIANAGVMQSQLQQTQPVINVMQNQNPSIQPQSIQHINSVDQNVSQTMPQQYQPMSQANLQQQIMQHNIPAQFQKSFVPQSQSVLPNCAPIQQSVNQMINQQVPQYYNSTPVQSQNVSSESSTAVSMSNQHIGQQQFQSIPIQNQPLQNHVQLQQNQQQLPPPVQQMQQQPSPQQNMVQQNQMQSQMVQQNQQLSHQPSISQPSQPQQTQSVPQQSQQMSQQQHIQQPQQTPQPQQTHVQQVSSSQQQQQQQQQQAPQQIQQVGQQLQGPQGSQIQQQLPQQTHHINQLTQINNQPHQMPQSNQMQQIAQQSQQISHQPQQITLQSQQIPLQTQLQHSKQMQTTQIQPQSQQIPQQQQIPQQQPISQSQMIHQNNQQINHSGQMIPQQTLNQGQQLNQQNQQVQQQQPQQQIQQQLVQTSQPSQPMSQQILQSNQSMSQQNQVLTQQLGLNQSNPQMSVSQSQNQQVIQPQHIQQTGQQYQQPQQMMQSQPQQLPMQNNQSIMHQPTYSQAQSLNAMQLQQAVMQIPTNTVTSTQMHIQQQQPVGQSNMMQQPQITVMPQNNIQPTIPMSQQQMTYSLQQHVPINQNYVNSMQNCYIPSQQQMAPYKPSMKTVETVNKKKEDNNTEDVDNGTTNSATTTVAIDNKIEQAMDLVKSHLMYAVREEVEVLKEKIAELMDKVGLLETENSNLRMLVPPDMLEQYNREKQKSTNGQSTHNQ